GGAGGCTTTCTTTATCCCGCGCTCTATCGAGCCGGCTTTGCCTCCGCGCCGGTCGCGATCTCGCGCGACGACGGGCTGCGCCTCGCCGACTGCTTCATCACCGCCGCCGCACGCTGCGCGCCTCCGCAGAACAAACCGGCGCCCGGCGAACTGCGGAACTGCTTTCCCTACTTGTTGGAGGAGTTCGATGCGCTGCAGCGCGTCCGCGTGACGATTGCGTTGGGCGCCATCGGTTTCGCGGCGATTTTGAAGATGCTCCAAGCGCGCGGCTTTACGTTCGACGGCGCCAAGCCCAGCTTCTCACACGGCGCGCACTACCGCGCCCGACTCGGGGAGCGCGTCATCGATGTGATCGCGTCGTTTCATCCCAGCCGGCAGAACACGAACACCGGCAAACTGACCGTGCCGATGTTCGACTCCATCTTTACGAAGGCACGCCAGATCCTCGGAGTAGATTCGGGAGGGTTATGTTCCGATGACGAATGTGTCCGAGTCGGAATGTAACCGCTTCGGTGCCGCAACCGAGTAGATTCGGGACGGTTATGTTCCGATGAGGACCGTCTGACCGAGCGCTGGAGCAGGATGCGGAAGGCGCGAGGCAGTCGATAGGAGCGCCACACGGATGTGGCGCGACGAATGTGTCCGAGTCGGAATGTAACCGTCCCGAATCTACTACTTCCCGCCCGGGATCGGTGCGCTGCGAAGATGCAGATCGGCCATCAGCTGCGCGGGGACGGCGCTCGGCGCGTCCATCATCAAATCGCGGGCGACCTGGTTCTTGGGAAGCGCGATGACTTCGCGGATATTCTCTTCGCCGCAGGCGATCATCACGATGCGGTCGATGCCCAGCGCCATCCCGCCGTGGGGCGGCGCACCGTAGTCGAGGGCGCGCACGAAGAATCCGAAGCGATCCTCGATCTGTTCGGGCGTCAGCCCCAGCATCTCGAAGATCTTCCGTTGTTCGCCCGGCTTGTGAATGCGGATCGACCCCGAGCCCAGCTCGTAG
Above is a window of Candidatus Cybelea sp. DNA encoding:
- a CDS encoding uracil-DNA glycosylase encodes the protein MKTLTQIESAVIRCRKCPRLRTFAAEIAREKKRAHRDCDYWGKPVPGFGDPQARVILVGLAPGAHGSNRTGRPFTGDASGGFLYPALYRAGFASAPVAISRDDGLRLADCFITAAARCAPPQNKPAPGELRNCFPYLLEEFDALQRVRVTIALGAIGFAAILKMLQARGFTFDGAKPSFSHGAHYRARLGERVIDVIASFHPSRQNTNTGKLTVPMFDSIFTKARQILGVDSGGLCSDDECVRVGM